In one window of Paracoccus saliphilus DNA:
- the tssG gene encoding type VI secretion system baseplate subunit TssG, translating into MNLDGASFLALLRRLERERPDRPRIGRSTRLSDEIVEIGQDPRLAFPAADLIPAEPRQDDRIRLRANFMGFFGPHGALPLNLTEEVLRWQEEGEEGFVRFVDMLAARFYQLFFRAWSDSHAISQHDRPDEDRFARYVAAVAGTGSPAFLQHDSFPDVARLPLVSIFGGRVRSAVRLRQMLTSYFGLQAEVEEHVPAWLEFEEDERRGLGSGGGLGRDMYLGARLQSVSEKICVHLHIPDAETYRSFLPGQDRHQRLADLVYWYLGRSYEVDLALTLPPAEIPTARMGETISLGWLAALAPSAEMQAAEKIEISRFALTQGH; encoded by the coding sequence ATGAACCTGGACGGCGCGAGTTTTCTGGCGCTGCTCAGGCGCCTCGAACGCGAGAGGCCGGATCGCCCCCGCATCGGCCGTTCGACGCGGCTCAGCGACGAGATCGTCGAGATCGGGCAGGATCCCCGGCTTGCCTTTCCCGCAGCCGACCTGATCCCGGCCGAGCCGAGGCAGGATGATCGGATCAGGCTGCGGGCGAATTTCATGGGCTTTTTCGGCCCCCACGGTGCGCTTCCCCTGAACCTGACCGAAGAGGTGCTGCGCTGGCAGGAAGAGGGCGAGGAGGGTTTCGTCCGCTTCGTCGACATGCTCGCGGCGCGGTTCTACCAGCTATTTTTCCGCGCCTGGTCCGATTCCCATGCCATCAGTCAGCATGACCGCCCGGACGAGGACCGTTTCGCCCGCTATGTTGCGGCGGTGGCAGGAACCGGCAGCCCGGCGTTTCTGCAGCATGACAGTTTTCCCGATGTCGCCCGCTTGCCGCTGGTTTCAATCTTCGGTGGCAGGGTCCGCAGTGCCGTGCGTTTGCGGCAGATGCTGACCAGCTATTTCGGATTGCAGGCGGAAGTAGAGGAACATGTGCCCGCGTGGCTGGAATTCGAAGAGGACGAGCGGCGCGGTTTGGGATCGGGTGGCGGGTTGGGGCGCGACATGTATCTGGGCGCGCGGCTGCAATCGGTCAGCGAAAAGATCTGCGTCCACCTGCATATCCCCGATGCCGAGACCTATCGCAGTTTCCTGCCCGGCCAGGACAGGCACCAGCGTCTCGCCGATCTGGTCTATTGGTATCTGGGCCGCTCCTACGAGGTGGATCTGGCGTTGACGCTGCCCCCGGCCGAAATTCCCACCGCGCGTATGGGCGAAACCATTTCATTGGGCTGGCTTGCCGCGCTGGCTCCGTCTGCTGAAATGCAGGCAGCAGAAAAGATCGAGATTTCACGATTTGCCCTGACTCAGGGACACTGA
- the tssF gene encoding type VI secretion system baseplate subunit TssF — MKKAFRDAYERELDILYERSAEFADEFPGLADRLGGVLRENIDPTIAGLLEGTAFLAARVQLKLDEEFRGFTTELLEQIFPDALSPIPSCMMVQAPATTKDSGDPSVRRYNRNTYLDASFRDADNRVTCRFSTTAPMTVLPLRLTGLTYHDRTTALGGLGQDPDRATRAGLQMDIESTNEQPISALGEDALTFHLTGDMFRAIALYEQIHCNVTRISLRWLRPNGDPCFFRLHPDQIDQIGFTTDELLLDRQSNLFEGFALLRDFYAFPRKFLGFRLTGLTDILRNVATGQMQVIFEFDRVDDDLARLTQIGDIRLNCAPAINLFEEGSNQIRLDDKRHEYVVMPDSGPMSHYEVHRLLQVYATYGTAHERVDVEPLYALPQGATSQRSTYYYTSRRKPRRMTESERRHGMRSGYRGTETYVSIYEPPESVIGDRAHRLHLRTLCSNRHLPSALPLVRSEDFNVVSDRQMSVSCINGPTAPREAMTETERAGPHRTGQGDVYWRLISYLALNHFGLDDRYGRDGAASLREILTLFADLSDSVTEAQIAAVVGLNVRPITRSLRRAEGYFPARGLEISVTFDETGFEGSGIILMAAVLDRFFAEYVSINSFTQMVTVSKQRGVIRKWPPRTGTGPLI, encoded by the coding sequence ATGAAGAAAGCTTTCCGCGACGCTTACGAGCGTGAACTGGATATTCTCTATGAACGCTCGGCGGAATTCGCCGACGAATTCCCGGGATTGGCCGATCGGCTTGGCGGTGTGCTGCGCGAGAATATCGATCCGACGATTGCCGGATTGCTCGAAGGGACGGCTTTTCTGGCGGCGCGTGTTCAGCTCAAGCTGGACGAGGAATTCCGCGGCTTTACCACCGAACTGCTCGAGCAGATATTCCCCGATGCGCTGTCGCCGATACCCAGCTGCATGATGGTTCAGGCCCCGGCAACGACCAAGGATTCAGGCGATCCGAGCGTCCGGCGCTATAATCGCAACACATATCTCGACGCCAGTTTCCGTGATGCCGATAACCGGGTGACCTGCCGTTTCAGCACCACCGCGCCCATGACCGTGTTGCCGCTGCGGTTGACGGGGTTGACCTATCACGACCGCACGACCGCGCTTGGCGGTCTTGGGCAGGACCCCGACCGGGCTACGCGCGCCGGGCTGCAGATGGATATCGAGTCGACCAATGAACAGCCCATATCCGCATTGGGCGAGGATGCGCTGACCTTCCACCTGACCGGCGACATGTTTCGGGCGATCGCGCTTTACGAACAGATCCACTGCAATGTCACGCGCATATCGCTTCGCTGGCTGCGGCCGAACGGCGATCCCTGCTTCTTCCGCCTGCATCCCGATCAGATCGATCAGATCGGTTTTACCACGGATGAATTGCTGCTCGATCGTCAGTCGAACCTGTTCGAGGGTTTTGCCCTGCTGCGCGATTTCTATGCATTTCCACGCAAGTTCCTGGGGTTCCGGCTAACGGGCCTGACCGATATCCTGCGCAATGTCGCGACAGGGCAGATGCAGGTGATCTTCGAATTCGATCGCGTTGATGACGATCTTGCACGTCTGACCCAGATAGGGGACATCAGGCTGAACTGTGCGCCGGCGATCAACCTGTTCGAAGAGGGCTCGAATCAGATCAGGTTGGATGACAAGCGGCATGAATATGTCGTCATGCCCGATTCCGGTCCGATGAGCCATTACGAAGTCCATCGGCTGCTGCAGGTCTATGCCACCTATGGAACGGCTCATGAGCGGGTCGATGTCGAGCCGCTCTATGCCTTGCCGCAAGGGGCGACCTCGCAGCGCTCGACCTATTATTATACGAGCCGCCGCAAGCCGCGGCGGATGACCGAATCCGAACGCCGTCACGGGATGCGCAGCGGTTATCGCGGCACCGAAACCTATGTCTCGATCTATGAGCCGCCGGAATCCGTGATCGGCGACCGCGCACATCGGTTGCACCTGCGGACCCTGTGTTCGAACCGGCATCTTCCCTCTGCGCTGCCCCTCGTGCGCTCCGAGGATTTCAATGTCGTGTCGGACCGGCAGATGTCGGTCAGCTGCATTAACGGCCCGACTGCGCCGCGCGAAGCCATGACCGAGACCGAGCGGGCGGGACCGCACCGCACCGGGCAGGGCGATGTCTATTGGCGGCTGATCTCCTATCTGGCGCTCAATCACTTCGGACTCGATGATCGTTATGGCCGCGACGGCGCTGCCAGTCTGCGTGAAATTCTGACGCTGTTCGCCGACCTGTCCGACAGCGTGACCGAAGCCCAGATCGCGGCGGTCGTAGGGCTGAATGTCCGGCCTATTACCCGCTCGCTGCGGCGTGCCGAGGGATATTTCCCCGCGCGTGGTCTCGAGATTTCGGTAACTTTCGACGAAACCGGCTTCGAGGGTAGCGGCATCATCCTGATGGCCGCCGTCCTGGATCGCTTCTTCGCCGAATATGTCAGCATCAACAGCTTCACGCAGATGGTGACTGTCAGCAAGCAGCGCGGGGTAATTCGCAAATGGCCGCCCCGCACCGGCACGGGCCCACTGATATGA
- a CDS encoding GPW/gp25 family protein produces MASRRPSGAPGDDSARGSLREMSLLHIFRDSAGRRDSRDNSRRYTEGERDLTLVSQKRREGASEASLRRNLALDIASLMNTIRLDVITDLSDSPRVRDSVINHGFQDMDSLWRNNRTPGDMANAIRVALIRNEPRLRAETIEVRVDENDPSVDQRLTFEIMAEMISDPTDIPLQFYAEVDPAAGKVSMKRMQGGA; encoded by the coding sequence ATGGCTTCTCGTCGTCCTTCCGGCGCTCCGGGCGATGATTCCGCGCGGGGCAGCCTGCGGGAAATGTCGCTTCTGCATATTTTCCGCGATTCCGCTGGACGCCGGGATTCGCGCGACAATTCCCGTCGCTATACCGAAGGCGAGCGGGATCTGACCTTGGTCAGCCAGAAGCGCCGCGAGGGTGCCAGCGAGGCGTCGTTGCGGCGCAATCTCGCGCTGGATATCGCCAGCCTGATGAACACGATTCGCCTGGATGTCATCACCGACCTGTCCGATTCGCCGCGGGTGCGCGACTCGGTCATCAATCACGGCTTCCAGGATATGGATTCGCTGTGGCGCAACAATCGGACGCCGGGCGACATGGCCAATGCGATCCGCGTCGCGTTGATCCGCAACGAACCAAGATTGCGTGCCGAGACGATCGAGGTTCGCGTGGATGAAAACGATCCTTCGGTCGATCAGCGTCTGACATTCGAAATCATGGCGGAAATGATTTCGGATCCGACTGATATTCCGCTGCAATTCTATGCCGAGGTGGATCCGGCAGCGGGCAAGGTTTCCATGAAGCGGATGCAGGGCGGCGCATGA
- a CDS encoding ExbD/TolR family protein: protein MSLRLPVRHPERLRIDTSLAIVNIVLLLIFFFLVAGQETRTPQDLRLAQTSQIAPSALPSPILEIRSTTDWLLDGQPVSPDLLPAALSGSDDILHLMIDKDAEASLLISALGHPELASREVRLVTLRAGPGQ, encoded by the coding sequence ATGAGCTTGCGCCTGCCTGTACGACATCCCGAAAGGCTGCGGATCGACACATCTCTGGCGATCGTCAACATCGTGTTACTGCTGATCTTCTTTTTCCTGGTGGCCGGGCAAGAGACCCGCACACCGCAGGACTTGCGGCTGGCACAAACCTCGCAGATCGCGCCATCCGCCCTGCCCTCTCCGATCCTCGAGATACGCTCGACCACGGATTGGCTGCTGGATGGCCAACCGGTGTCGCCCGATTTGCTACCGGCCGCGCTATCCGGTTCGGACGACATCCTGCATCTGATGATCGACAAGGATGCCGAGGCAAGCCTGCTGATCTCTGCGCTCGGCCATCCCGAACTGGCCAGCCGCGAGGTGCGATTGGTTACGTTGCGCGCGGGGCCGGGACAATGA
- the tssC gene encoding type VI secretion system contractile sheath large subunit, with protein MAQENQAQVSEAAALSELDEFSDILKQTIKPRSEVAAKEVDNAVVALVREALDDQTLIAEDVIDTIDAMLSKLDQKLSEQLNEVIHNEEFQKLESSWRGLAYTVNNSETDASLRVKVMNVSKKELQQMMRRYPGAKWDKSPLNKLVYEEEFGTLGGKPFGALIGDYYFDHSTGDVALLRDMGKIAAAAHAPFISASAPELLGLDSWNELSTPPDLSEIFDTPDYAAWNGLRDSENSRYVALTMPRVLAREPYGQNSNSVVEEFNFEEETDGHEGKKYSWMNAAHALAVNINRAHKEHGWTVQIRGVQSGGEVLNLPTHNFDTGDGSKDLKCPTEVSITDRREGELSKAGLIGLIHRKHTDKAAFIGAQTLYRPKKYVDEQATASDNMSSRLPYIFAVSRFSHYLKCMVRDKIGQSPDRLQLQTQLQTWVNKYVSGNPESASEREKAKKPLAGAKVEVVEDEENPGYYMGKFYLKPHFQLEGMDVGMSLVSKLPKGK; from the coding sequence ATGGCGCAGGAAAATCAGGCGCAGGTCTCTGAAGCCGCTGCCCTGTCCGAGCTGGACGAATTTTCGGACATCCTGAAACAGACCATCAAGCCGCGATCGGAAGTCGCCGCCAAAGAGGTGGACAATGCCGTCGTGGCCCTGGTGCGGGAGGCGCTGGACGACCAGACGCTGATCGCCGAGGATGTAATCGACACCATCGACGCGATGCTGTCGAAGCTGGATCAGAAACTGTCCGAGCAGTTGAACGAGGTTATCCATAACGAGGAATTCCAGAAGCTGGAATCCTCGTGGCGCGGCCTTGCCTATACTGTCAATAATTCCGAGACCGACGCCTCGCTGCGCGTGAAGGTGATGAACGTCTCGAAGAAAGAGCTGCAACAGATGATGCGGCGCTATCCGGGCGCCAAGTGGGACAAGTCACCGCTGAACAAGCTGGTCTATGAAGAAGAATTCGGGACCCTTGGCGGCAAACCCTTCGGTGCCTTGATTGGCGACTATTATTTCGATCACAGCACCGGTGACGTTGCCCTGTTGCGGGACATGGGCAAGATCGCTGCCGCTGCACATGCGCCGTTCATCTCGGCTTCGGCTCCGGAATTGCTGGGGCTGGATAGCTGGAATGAATTAAGCACCCCTCCCGACCTGTCGGAAATCTTCGACACGCCGGACTATGCCGCTTGGAACGGGCTGCGCGATTCCGAGAATTCGCGCTATGTCGCCCTGACCATGCCACGCGTTCTTGCGCGTGAGCCCTATGGCCAGAATTCGAATTCCGTTGTCGAGGAATTCAACTTCGAGGAAGAGACCGACGGGCATGAGGGCAAGAAATATTCCTGGATGAACGCTGCCCATGCGCTGGCGGTGAATATCAACCGCGCGCATAAGGAGCATGGCTGGACCGTCCAAATTCGCGGCGTGCAATCGGGCGGCGAGGTGTTGAACCTGCCAACGCATAATTTCGATACGGGCGATGGGTCCAAGGATCTGAAATGTCCGACCGAAGTGTCGATCACCGATCGGCGCGAGGGAGAGTTGTCGAAGGCCGGGCTGATCGGCCTGATTCACCGCAAGCATACCGACAAGGCTGCCTTCATCGGGGCCCAGACCTTGTATCGTCCCAAGAAATACGTGGATGAACAGGCCACGGCGTCGGATAACATGTCGTCGCGCCTGCCATATATTTTCGCGGTGTCACGATTCAGCCATTATTTGAAGTGTATGGTCCGCGACAAGATCGGGCAAAGCCCCGATCGCCTGCAACTTCAGACCCAGTTGCAAACCTGGGTGAACAAGTATGTTTCAGGCAATCCGGAAAGCGCCAGCGAGCGGGAAAAGGCGAAGAAACCGCTGGCCGGTGCGAAAGTGGAAGTGGTTGAGGACGAAGAAAATCCGGGCTATTATATGGGCAAATTCTATCTCAAGCCGCATTTCCAGTTGGAAGGCATGGACGTCGGAATGTCTTTGGTTTCCAAACTGCCCAAGGGTAAATAA
- the tssH gene encoding type VI secretion system ATPase TssH — translation MTAITIEKFAGKMNRVGYDAFLQAMRQARSDGNRNVELCHWLFHAISNQNCDISITLREAKLDRARILKDLDGAAAALQKNVTETPGISERLADALNHAWTYASLFFGEAQIRTGHLLVALLNDQALRHALVEYSSVFDDLSPDHIGRESRTIWADSEEEDMRPMDGAGLRSAVGGGGDAAGASTALGRFSVDMTADAAAGRMDPVVGRDDEIRQIIDVLMRRRQNNPILTGEAGVGKTAVVEGFAQKLAADEVPPALKGMRLHMLDIGAMQAGASMKGEFEQRLRSVIDEVQSSPTPIILFIDEAHTLIGAGGAAGTGDAANLLKPALARGTLRTIGATTWAEYRNYFEKDPALTRRFQPVQVDEPDIDTACYMMRGLLGPMQEHHKVRISDAAVEAAVKLSARYLPARQLPDKAVSLLDTACARVAVSQSSVPARIADLQAAIASLETEIAAKSAERELGANPETRLAEAQEQLQARKDELTALEAAYELEKSIVENILDLRTRLAKEKGEEVDSDAIRAELTTGMGKLDAINADDRMIYPHVDDQAVASVISDWTGIPAGRMVADELQAVLSLADHLKERVIGQDPGLQMIARRVETARAGLGNPEKPIGVFMLCGPSGVGKTETALALAESLYGGEQNVITINMSEFQEAHSVSLLKGAPPGYVGYGEGGRLTEAVRRKPYSVVLLDEMEKAHPDVHELFFQVFDKGRMEDGNGRPINFRNTLILMTSNVGTGTIMNLAPEGIIEDTETLEASLKEELLGTFPPALLGRIVTVPYVPLSSEVLAGISRLKLGSVARRMKESQGAKLVWDDAVISHIVDQCRDPDSGGRMIDNIITNSILPDLSRQVLARMVSGEVMSDVTIKVTDDGFGYEFA, via the coding sequence ATGACCGCCATTACCATCGAGAAATTTGCAGGCAAGATGAACCGCGTCGGCTATGATGCCTTCCTTCAGGCGATGCGGCAGGCGCGCTCGGACGGCAATCGCAATGTCGAGCTGTGCCATTGGCTGTTTCATGCGATCTCCAACCAGAACTGCGATATCTCGATCACGCTTCGCGAGGCCAAGCTGGATCGCGCCCGAATCCTCAAGGACCTGGACGGTGCGGCGGCGGCGTTGCAGAAGAACGTCACCGAAACACCCGGTATATCCGAGCGGTTGGCCGACGCGCTGAACCACGCCTGGACCTATGCCTCGCTGTTCTTCGGCGAGGCGCAGATCCGCACCGGGCATCTTCTGGTCGCGCTTCTGAACGATCAGGCGCTGCGCCACGCGCTGGTGGAATATTCCTCGGTGTTCGACGACCTATCGCCGGACCATATCGGCCGCGAATCCCGCACCATCTGGGCCGATTCCGAGGAAGAGGACATGCGCCCGATGGATGGCGCCGGGCTGCGCTCGGCCGTGGGGGGCGGGGGAGACGCGGCGGGGGCCTCGACCGCGCTTGGCCGGTTCTCGGTCGACATGACGGCGGATGCGGCAGCAGGCCGGATGGACCCGGTTGTGGGCCGCGACGACGAGATCCGCCAGATCATCGACGTGCTGATGCGCCGGCGGCAGAACAACCCGATCCTCACCGGCGAGGCCGGAGTCGGCAAGACCGCCGTGGTCGAAGGTTTCGCGCAGAAACTGGCCGCGGACGAGGTTCCTCCCGCGCTGAAGGGCATGCGGCTGCATATGCTGGATATTGGCGCGATGCAGGCCGGGGCCAGCATGAAGGGCGAATTCGAACAGCGCCTGCGTTCGGTCATCGACGAGGTGCAGTCCAGCCCCACCCCGATCATCCTGTTCATCGACGAGGCGCATACGCTGATCGGCGCAGGTGGCGCGGCGGGCACCGGCGATGCGGCGAACTTGCTGAAACCGGCACTGGCGCGCGGCACGCTGCGCACGATCGGCGCGACGACATGGGCCGAATACCGCAACTATTTCGAAAAGGACCCGGCGCTGACCCGGCGCTTCCAGCCGGTGCAGGTCGATGAGCCCGATATCGACACCGCCTGTTACATGATGCGCGGCCTGTTGGGCCCGATGCAGGAACACCACAAGGTCCGCATCTCGGATGCCGCGGTCGAGGCGGCGGTGAAGCTGTCCGCCCGCTATCTCCCGGCGCGGCAATTACCCGACAAGGCCGTGTCGCTTCTCGATACCGCTTGCGCGCGGGTGGCGGTCAGCCAGTCCTCCGTCCCCGCCCGCATCGCCGATCTGCAGGCTGCCATCGCCTCGCTGGAAACCGAGATCGCCGCCAAATCCGCCGAACGTGAACTGGGCGCGAACCCGGAAACCCGGCTCGCCGAGGCGCAAGAGCAATTGCAGGCCCGGAAGGACGAGCTGACCGCGCTTGAGGCCGCCTATGAGTTGGAGAAAAGCATTGTCGAGAACATCCTCGACCTGCGCACCCGTCTGGCCAAGGAAAAGGGCGAAGAGGTCGATTCCGACGCCATCCGGGCCGAACTGACCACGGGGATGGGCAAGCTGGATGCGATCAATGCCGATGACCGGATGATCTATCCGCATGTGGACGATCAGGCCGTCGCCAGCGTCATAAGCGACTGGACCGGCATTCCCGCTGGCCGCATGGTGGCCGATGAATTGCAGGCGGTGCTGTCACTGGCGGACCACCTGAAGGAACGGGTGATCGGTCAGGATCCGGGGCTGCAGATGATCGCCCGCCGGGTCGAAACGGCGCGCGCGGGCCTTGGCAATCCCGAGAAACCCATCGGGGTCTTCATGCTCTGCGGCCCCTCGGGCGTGGGCAAGACCGAGACCGCGCTGGCGCTGGCCGAGTCGCTCTATGGCGGCGAACAGAATGTCATCACCATCAACATGTCCGAATTCCAGGAGGCCCATTCCGTCAGCCTGCTGAAAGGCGCGCCTCCGGGCTATGTCGGCTATGGCGAGGGCGGACGGCTGACCGAGGCGGTGCGGCGCAAACCCTATTCCGTCGTGCTTCTGGACGAGATGGAAAAGGCCCATCCCGATGTCCATGAACTGTTCTTCCAGGTCTTCGACAAGGGCCGGATGGAGGACGGCAATGGCCGTCCGATCAATTTCCGCAACACGCTGATCCTGATGACCTCGAATGTCGGCACCGGCACGATCATGAACCTCGCGCCCGAGGGGATCATCGAGGACACCGAGACGCTGGAGGCCTCGCTCAAGGAGGAATTGCTGGGCACTTTCCCGCCCGCGCTTCTGGGCCGGATCGTGACCGTTCCCTATGTGCCGCTGAGCAGCGAGGTGCTGGCCGGGATCTCGCGTCTCAAGCTGGGCTCGGTCGCCCGCCGGATGAAGGAATCGCAGGGCGCCAAGCTGGTCTGGGACGATGCGGTGATCTCGCATATCGTCGATCAGTGCCGCGATCCCGACAGCGGCGGCCGGATGATCGACAATATCATCACCAACTCGATCCTGCCCGACCTGTCGCGGCAGGTGCTGGCGCGCATGGTCAGTGGCGAGGTGATGTCGGATGTCACCATCAAGGTCACGGATGACGGTTTCGGCTATGAATTCGCCTAG
- the tssB gene encoding type VI secretion system contractile sheath small subunit, translated as MASDKSTDFLKRNRPPRVNISYEDPYDSEKMVELPFVMGVLSDLSGNASEVEKPDMEERDFTDVTASTLDDYMKSVGPAVSFNVENKMGGADRLGVTLNFESMDDFNPARVAAQVPALKKLLEARQHLANLQRYMNSKPKAQDQIRKLLNDPDLMAALAERDVGKDTSEEDS; from the coding sequence ATGGCATCCGATAAGTCGACAGATTTCCTGAAACGCAATCGCCCTCCCCGGGTGAATATTTCCTATGAGGACCCGTACGATTCCGAGAAGATGGTTGAACTGCCCTTCGTGATGGGTGTGCTGTCCGATCTGTCCGGGAATGCGTCGGAAGTCGAGAAACCCGATATGGAGGAGCGTGATTTTACCGATGTCACCGCATCCACGCTGGACGATTACATGAAAAGCGTCGGGCCGGCCGTATCGTTCAATGTCGAGAACAAGATGGGTGGGGCGGATCGCCTGGGGGTCACGCTCAACTTCGAAAGCATGGATGATTTCAACCCGGCCCGGGTCGCAGCCCAGGTTCCGGCATTGAAAAAGCTGCTGGAGGCGCGTCAACATCTCGCCAATCTGCAGCGCTACATGAATTCGAAGCCCAAGGCGCAGGACCAGATCCGAAAATTGCTGAACGATCCTGACCTGATGGCCGCGCTTGCCGAGCGTGACGTGGGGAAAGACACATCTGAAGAGGACAGCTGA
- a CDS encoding ImpA family type VI secretion system protein, whose translation MAPVNLLAPISEEDPCGPDLEREDDPDFVDYYFEAEARMPERYFTPGTAEDGSDDRLFDPRSVDLGKEKAVIDRLLARSRDLRLMGLLARFQILAGRLGDFADTVEDMAAMMGQWPEEVHPQVDRGAGERRAAIEALNSQPAVVMPLLHLSLVSNGEVTLRRHMVAGGKAEARKSEGDIAGSDLLGPLRSEANQRSVTNVNDQLTRVADALHRMGGLAASHPVRTFTPDLGAVRAAIADMQGMIASVRPDLRPWSASAAAMAAVDATEDAAEAAVEDSAPTGQPSAPPKAKAGTVPTIPNRATAAAALDAAKTWLAGHEPSSPALVLVTQARLLVGAPLVEAIEVLMPTQAGNVVLHIGQGSSFSLPMARLKELTTSGLEQDQQASGQATALPTITRRGDLIGHLLGVEGYFAAQEPASPIPLLLVKAREMLEKRFDAIMAELLVATVQDG comes from the coding sequence TTGGCACCGGTCAACCTGCTGGCCCCCATCTCGGAAGAGGATCCTTGCGGTCCCGATCTCGAGCGCGAGGACGATCCCGATTTCGTCGATTACTATTTCGAGGCCGAGGCGCGAATGCCCGAACGTTACTTCACGCCGGGGACGGCTGAAGACGGCAGCGATGATAGGTTGTTCGACCCGCGTTCGGTCGATCTCGGGAAAGAGAAGGCGGTCATCGACAGGCTTTTGGCGCGCAGTCGCGACTTGCGGCTGATGGGGCTTCTGGCCCGGTTCCAGATCCTGGCCGGGCGGTTGGGCGATTTCGCCGATACCGTCGAGGATATGGCCGCCATGATGGGGCAATGGCCCGAAGAGGTGCATCCCCAGGTGGATCGCGGGGCGGGAGAGCGTCGTGCTGCGATCGAGGCACTCAACAGTCAGCCGGCCGTGGTGATGCCACTTTTGCACTTGTCCCTCGTGTCTAATGGCGAGGTGACATTGCGTCGCCACATGGTTGCGGGCGGCAAGGCCGAGGCGCGCAAATCCGAAGGCGACATTGCCGGCAGCGATCTGCTGGGGCCGCTGCGCTCCGAGGCAAATCAGCGGTCCGTGACGAATGTGAACGATCAGCTGACCCGTGTCGCGGACGCGTTACACCGGATGGGGGGGCTGGCGGCAAGTCATCCGGTCAGGACCTTTACTCCCGATCTGGGTGCGGTCCGTGCCGCGATTGCCGACATGCAGGGCATGATCGCATCCGTACGCCCGGATCTGCGCCCCTGGTCTGCCAGTGCCGCAGCCATGGCCGCGGTGGATGCGACAGAGGATGCAGCCGAGGCAGCGGTCGAAGATTCGGCCCCGACCGGGCAGCCCTCTGCGCCACCCAAGGCCAAGGCCGGGACGGTCCCGACCATTCCGAACCGGGCTACCGCGGCTGCCGCGCTGGACGCTGCGAAGACATGGCTTGCGGGTCACGAGCCATCTTCGCCCGCGCTCGTTCTGGTAACGCAGGCGCGGCTTCTGGTCGGCGCGCCGCTGGTCGAGGCGATCGAGGTCCTCATGCCGACACAAGCCGGAAATGTCGTTCTGCATATCGGGCAGGGCAGTAGTTTCAGCTTGCCGATGGCCCGCTTGAAAGAGCTTACCACATCCGGCCTTGAGCAGGATCAACAGGCTTCGGGGCAGGCGACGGCATTGCCGACGATCACCCGGCGGGGCGATCTTATAGGCCATTTGCTTGGGGTTGAGGGTTATTTCGCGGCCCAGGAACCGGCTAGCCCTATTCCCTTGCTCCTTGTCAAAGCACGTGAAATGTTGGAAAAGAGATTTGACGCTATTATGGCCGAATTACTTGTTGCCACAGTGCAAGACGGCTAG
- a CDS encoding Hcp family type VI secretion system effector produces MAVDIFLKLSNNIRGESQDDTHRDEIDVLAWNWGLTQSGTTHIGSGGGGGKVNVQDITLTKYVDLATNDLIKRSTKGEHIENGELIVRKSGGAAPVEYFRIKMENIMITSYNTGGAKDGLDRIQETVTLNFRKFEVLYTLQEESGAAGAETVAGFDIAENKEWSS; encoded by the coding sequence ATGGCTGTCGATATTTTCCTGAAACTCTCGAACAACATCCGTGGCGAATCGCAGGACGATACGCATCGTGACGAGATCGATGTGCTCGCATGGAACTGGGGCCTGACCCAGTCCGGCACCACGCATATCGGCTCGGGCGGCGGCGGTGGCAAGGTCAACGTGCAGGACATCACGCTGACCAAATATGTCGACCTGGCCACCAATGACCTGATCAAGCGCTCCACCAAGGGCGAGCATATCGAGAATGGCGAGCTGATCGTCCGCAAGTCGGGCGGCGCGGCGCCGGTCGAGTATTTCCGGATCAAGATGGAAAACATCATGATCACCAGCTACAACACCGGCGGCGCCAAGGACGGTCTGGACCGCATCCAGGAAACCGTGACGCTGAACTTCCGCAAGTTCGAGGTGCTTTATACCCTGCAGGAAGAATCGGGCGCAGCCGGTGCCGAGACCGTGGCTGGCTTCGATATCGCCGAGAACAAGGAATGGAGCTCGTAA